The Bombus pascuorum chromosome 9, iyBomPasc1.1, whole genome shotgun sequence genome has a window encoding:
- the LOC132910869 gene encoding sodium-dependent transporter bedraggled isoform X3 produces the protein MTSSEDGDLIDLGNDSCVPRVSIQESSPDEQEHLLDVCLPKLEQALSLTRKQEQVQCINDNGDVLVTLGHDQVVPIRKRIDVVSSDTIKRIRDITRNLEPVIRKTCSDINEEHQDTVDYGSSSDNKDGHYSSEKLEDDTFEAQEINDAFNFLTEHDDNDDPAEAKCNRYDQVINSHGLILLTSRTIKNEDLLNYHGKSASQALNCWKADTDLNDSAFELCSGNPSESISRKPRSDPVDYELGASSINVVENHPEEQTFVRTAKRRSFQHTHRKSWTEGTTLKNTTQDTFSRFDRSTSLRGYNYASSTSNGIHRQSSFISSCSTEEGLETNGEDQEDGCSECSEVDWSWLEEVECPRATESLAPGVVDAVQENTEGGNASPTSENARRRRGREHRATEAGCSAAMSVSGTVKSLVVGGSRWLTSDPPSDCNGNNQDENIRCNASNETIDRETRDNPTLVNSWVRASMRRLRHLRLPEETERQRNIDLNGCHGAVVSAPNSLPDIALIAPEILAAQTNGTSGTLLRPSSAPVRNSNNSNVVPSRRGGRQFRASRSQRTRSRDITSRQSSVLSSTTGSDTTASGITTCSSSFGGASTSPPSSTATSPQRIASRRICDRQRDVDRDEDRGEDEDEDANPLGKWPHALSPALACLSCTLGLFNISRFSILSVQFGANFIVQFLILSLVLGIPLLTLHVCLGQRLAAGSVDMWKISPLFQGVGIALLIAQAFIGIYSIVGVSWMFVYFRDSFITKQDKYRWAEPFSLYREDKPTQNNSNLHKLYETVPDYFSGVVLQRNHLNESDPGVVTLKFQVAFNLAVVWMIVFVSLSKGLRSYGKVVYVFTLVPVFGTLVLCTKLLGLTPSGSVHQLFPATVWTEFFINGKSWVAASIEVFLTWGLLGAAAMQIAAHNKHKHLLQRDTSLVIVLTLAVLLLAAFLANTCVQVLRHHGYIYIPSSFERISSYMFMRPVNQPAPPGYSSTPERFMAHASFIVGERVTRPGADFSVESGYQALRFSTELVPATLALLGTEQVSPFWAVLFYFILILFGIAQQLAIWHCVITGIMAINAKMMKLWETTITFFSCACAYILGLPMATELGIHVVYYLDYTIGGTWWIMILYLVQVGAVFAVRGRPHSGEAVVAELFPPTGRCLRHWAGPLLSFTWNVILPVILMVLSITVFKNAGFRELYSYRRTAREYWTVWAKQLGATIQLVPILTIPAVAIIQTCRYLNNGPPDIFDNNQVEVNINHCEQCNGRIQLLYRPSLEPDDPRDAQTHTGNDMSTSIHGNGIVHTTTEVPFEDPPPKYTPPPSYTTATGARIAKMLRQSFRRSVRRIANVLGESSTPRQRPALQPPPPDYATVLVEMNQSRQTQDVTIHITEARNENINSNTQSNTTERHRPNTIDRSTRIGVVERSIERTHSTLERPRRPCMTSSSSSNLTAADVANLLRSSIRRGTTRTQQSLRRSFCHDESTVAASVENLVEAAAPIGEESLVLPKDVSLVSNEQANSNSDDKKTAEETDDSVSVI, from the exons ATGACTTCGAGCGAAGATGGTGATTTGATCGATCTTGGAAACGATAGTTGTGTACCACGAGTATCGATTCAAGAATCATCGCCTGACGAGCAAGAACATCTTCTCGATGTGTGCCTACCGAAGTTAGAACAAGCATTGTCATTAACCAGGAAGCAAGAACAAGTACAATGCATAAATGACAACGGTGATGTATTAGTCACGTTAGGTCACGATCAAGTGGTACCGATTCGTAAAAGAATCGATGTCGTTTCATCCGATACTATAAAAAGGATTCGTGACATTACCAGGAACTTAGAACCAGTTATAAGAAAGACTTGTTCCGACATTAATGAGGAGCATCAAGACACGGTTGATTATGGAAGTTCATCGGATAACAAAGACGGACATTATTCCAGTGAAAAGCTCGAAGACGATACGTTCGAGGCACAGGAGATCAACGAtgctttcaattttctcaCAGAACACGATGACAACGATGATCCAGCTGAAGCGAAATGTAACCGTTATGATCAAGTTATAAATTCACATGGACTGATCCTATTAACCTCTCGTACCATAAAAAACGaagatttattgaattacCATGGTAAAAGTGCTTCACAAGCACTAAACTGCTGGAAAGCAGACACAGATTTAAACGATTCAGCTTTTGAATTATGTTCGGGCAACCCTTCTGAAAGTATTTCGAGGAAACCTAGATCTGATCCTGTTGATTATGAGCTTGGAGCGAGTAGCATTAATGTGGTTGAAAACCATCCCGAAGAACAAACTTTTGTACGAACAGCTAAAAGAAGATCATTTCAGCATACACATCGTAAATCTTGGACGGAAGGAACTACACTCAAAAATACAACACAGGATACATTTTCTCGGTTCGATAGGTCAACTAGTTTAAGAGGATATAATTACGCGTCATCAACTTCCAATGGCATTCATCGGCAATCCAGTTTTATTTCGAG TTGTTCAACGGAGGAAGGATTGGAAACGAATGGAGAGGATCAAGAGGACGGATGTTCAGAATGTTCGGAAGTAGATTGGTCGTGGTTAGAGGAAGTAGAATGTCCGCGGGCTACGGAGTCGTTAGCACCCGGTGTGGTTGACGCGGTTCAGGAGAACACCGAAGGAGGGAATGCATCCCCCACCAGCGAAAACGCAAGACGCAGGCGCGGTCGCGAACATCGTGCTACCGAGGCGGGCTGCAGTGCCGCGATGTCTGTCTCCGGGACAGTAAAGTCCCTAGTGGTCGGTGGTTCGCGATGGTTAACTTCCGATCCGCCGTCCGACTGTAACGGCAATAATCAAGATGAAAATATACGTTGCAACGCGAGCAACGAAACCATCGATCGCGAAACACGTGACAACCCTACGCTTGTTAATTCTTGGGTACGGGCTTCGATGAGACGTTTGCGTCATTTGAGATTACCGGAAGAAACTGAACGACAACGAAACATTGATTTGAACGGTTGCCACGGAGCTGTCGTATCCGCGCCAAATTCTTTGCCAGATATCGCTTTAATCGCTCCAGAGATATTAGCTGCCCAAACGAACGGTACTTCCGGCACCCTCCTTAGGCCATCCAGCGCTCCTGTAAGAAACTCGAATAATTCAAATGTAGTGCCATCGAGGAGAGGCGGAAGACAATTTAGAGCAAGTCGATCGCAAAGAACGCGAAGTCGCGACATTACTTCGAGGCAAAGCAGCGTTTTATCGTCGACTACGGGCAGTGATACAACTGCTTCGGGAATCACGACATGCTCCAGCTCTTTTGGCGGTGCTTCTACGAGTCCACCTTCCAGCACGGCGACAAGTCCGCAACGCATCGCTTCCAGACG AATATGTGACAGACAGAGAGACGTTGATAGGGATGAGGATAGAGGAGAGGATGAGGATGAGGATGCTAATCCATTGGGAAAATGGCCACATGCTCTTAGTCCAGCCTTGGCGTGTCTTAGTTGCACCCTTGGTCTTTTTAATATAAGTAGATTTTCTATTCTTAGTGTACAATTCGGAG cAAATTTCATTGTACAGTTCCTGATTTTGTCCTTGGTATTGGGTATTCCACTTTTGACGTTGCACGTGTGTCTCGGTCAAAGATTGGCGGCTGGGTCCGTAGATATGTGGAAGATTTCACCCCTCTTTCAGGGCGTTGGTATAGCTCTTTTAATTGCGCAAGCATTCATCGGTATCTACAGTATCGTTGGTGTATCCTGGATGTTCGTCTATTTTAG AGATTCATTTATAACGAAGCAGGATAAGTACCGATGGGCAGAACCGTTTTCCTTGTACAGAGAAGATAAACCTACACAGAATAATagtaatttgcataaattataTGAGACAGTACCAGATTATTTTAGCGGAGTTGTCTTGCAAAGAAATCATTTAAACGAATCAGATCCCGGTGTCGTAACGTTAAAGTTTCAAGTGGCTTTCAATTTAGCTGTTGTGTGGATGATCGTGTTCGTATCGTTAAGCAAAG gTTTGAGATCTTATGGCAAAGTAGTATATGTTTTTACGTTGGTGCCTGTATTTGGTACATTAGTTCTTTGTACGAAATTGCTTGGCCTCACGCCATCAGGCTCTGTACACCAACTTTTTCCTGCCACTGTGTGGACTGAGTTTTTCATTAATGGCAAATCGTGGGTAGCAGCATCCATCGAGGTTTTCCTCACTTGGGGATTACTTGGTGCAGCTGCTATGCAG ATAGCCGCTCATAATAAGCACAAACATCTATTACAACGAGATACGAGTCTAGTGATCGTGTTAACTCTCGCAGTTCTACTTCTCGCAGCTTTTCTGGCAAATACTTGCGTGCAAGTTTTGCGACATCATGgatatatttacatacctaGCTCATTTG AAAGAATATCATCGTATATGTTTATGCGACCTGTGAACCAGCCAGCACCACCGGGATATAGCAGTACACCAGAAAGATTTATGGCACATGCGTCGTTTATTGTTGGAGAACGTGTAACTCGCCCTGGTGCAGACTTTAGTGTCGAATCTGGTTATCAAGCCTTGAGGTTTTCGACTGAATTGGTTCCTGCAACGTTAGCTTTACTGGGCACTGAACAAGTATCACCATTTTGGGCagttcttttctattttattcttatcctATTTGGAATAGCTCAACAG CTGGCAATATGGCATTGTGTAATAACTGGTATTATGGCAATTAATGCAAAAATGATGAAGTTATGGGAAACTACTATTACATTCTTCAGTTGTGCTTGTGCTTATATACTAGGCTTACCCATGGCTACCGag TTGGGCATACACGTCGTATATTATCTAGACTACACAATTGGTGGTACATGGTGGATAATGATCTTATACTTGGTGCAAGTTGGTGCTGTATTCGCAGTGCGCGGACGTCCACATAGTGGTGAAGCGGTAGTAGCCGAGTTGTTTCCTCCAACTGGTCGATGTCTCAGACACTGGGCTGGTCCTCTTCTCTCATTCACGTGGAACGTTATACTGCCTGTTATTCTTATG GTACTTAGCATTAcagtatttaaaaatgctgGATTTCGAGAACTTTATTCTTACCGACGTACCGCTAGAGAGTACTGGACAGTATGGGCAAAACAACTCGGAGCTACGATTCAATTAGTACCAATATTGACGATACCGGCAGTGGCGATTATACAAACATGTCGATACTTGAACAACGGTCCACCCGATATTTTTGAT AACAATCAAGTGGAAGTTAATATAAATCACTGCGAACAATGTAATGGT aGAATTCAATTATTGTATCGACCATCTTTGGAGCCGGATGACCCACGAGATGCGCAAACACATACTGGAAACGATATGAGCACCAGCATTCACGGCAATGGTATCGTACATACAACGACGGAAGTACCATTTGAAGATCCACCGCCAAAATATACACCCCCTCCGAGTTACACTACCGCAACGGGAGCGAGAATAGCAAAGATGTTGCGGCAAAGTTTTCGAAGAAGTGTACGTCGAATAGCGAATGTGCTCGGTGAGAGCAGTACTCCGAGACAGAGACCGGCGCTACAACCTCCACCTCCTGATTACGCCACTGTACTTGTAGAAATGAATCAAAGTAGGCAAACCCAAGATGTAACAATTCATATAACTGAAGCAAGAAATGAAAACATCAATTCAAACACTCAAAGTAATACTACTGAAAGACATAGACCTAATACGATAGATAGATCAACAAGAATCGGTGTGGTAGAACGCTCGATAGAAAGAACGCATTCGACGCTCGAAAGACCTCGTCGACCTTGTATGACTTCATCGAGCAGTTCTAATTTAACTGCGGCCGATGTGGCTAATTTACTTCGTAGTAGCATTAGGAGAGGGACTACGCGAACTCAACAGTCCCTGCGTAGGAGTTTCTGCCACGACGAATCAACGGTAGCAGCGTCCGTTGAAAATCTAGTCGAGGCTGCAGCGCCGATCGGTGAAGAATCCTTGGTCCTTCCAAAGGACGTGTCTCTAGTCTCTAATGAACAGGCTAACAGTAATAGCGACGATAAAAAGACTGCCGAAGAAACGGATGATTCTGTTTCTGTGATATAG
- the LOC132910869 gene encoding sodium-dependent transporter bedraggled isoform X1: protein MHRIITPLQINVHFLVAVVNHYRMTSSEDGDLIDLGNDSCVPRVSIQESSPDEQEHLLDVCLPKLEQALSLTRKQEQVQCINDNGDVLVTLGHDQVVPIRKRIDVVSSDTIKRIRDITRNLEPVIRKTCSDINEEHQDTVDYGSSSDNKDGHYSSEKLEDDTFEAQEINDAFNFLTEHDDNDDPAEAKCNRYDQVINSHGLILLTSRTIKNEDLLNYHGKSASQALNCWKADTDLNDSAFELCSGNPSESISRKPRSDPVDYELGASSINVVENHPEEQTFVRTAKRRSFQHTHRKSWTEGTTLKNTTQDTFSRFDRSTSLRGYNYASSTSNGIHRQSSFISSCSTEEGLETNGEDQEDGCSECSEVDWSWLEEVECPRATESLAPGVVDAVQENTEGGNASPTSENARRRRGREHRATEAGCSAAMSVSGTVKSLVVGGSRWLTSDPPSDCNGNNQDENIRCNASNETIDRETRDNPTLVNSWVRASMRRLRHLRLPEETERQRNIDLNGCHGAVVSAPNSLPDIALIAPEILAAQTNGTSGTLLRPSSAPVRNSNNSNVVPSRRGGRQFRASRSQRTRSRDITSRQSSVLSSTTGSDTTASGITTCSSSFGGASTSPPSSTATSPQRIASRRICDRQRDVDRDEDRGEDEDEDANPLGKWPHALSPALACLSCTLGLFNISRFSILSVQFGANFIVQFLILSLVLGIPLLTLHVCLGQRLAAGSVDMWKISPLFQGVGIALLIAQAFIGIYSIVGVSWMFVYFRDSFITKQDKYRWAEPFSLYREDKPTQNNSNLHKLYETVPDYFSGVVLQRNHLNESDPGVVTLKFQVAFNLAVVWMIVFVSLSKGLRSYGKVVYVFTLVPVFGTLVLCTKLLGLTPSGSVHQLFPATVWTEFFINGKSWVAASIEVFLTWGLLGAAAMQIAAHNKHKHLLQRDTSLVIVLTLAVLLLAAFLANTCVQVLRHHGYIYIPSSFERISSYMFMRPVNQPAPPGYSSTPERFMAHASFIVGERVTRPGADFSVESGYQALRFSTELVPATLALLGTEQVSPFWAVLFYFILILFGIAQQLAIWHCVITGIMAINAKMMKLWETTITFFSCACAYILGLPMATELGIHVVYYLDYTIGGTWWIMILYLVQVGAVFAVRGRPHSGEAVVAELFPPTGRCLRHWAGPLLSFTWNVILPVILMVLSITVFKNAGFRELYSYRRTAREYWTVWAKQLGATIQLVPILTIPAVAIIQTCRYLNNGPPDIFDNNQVEVNINHCEQCNGRIQLLYRPSLEPDDPRDAQTHTGNDMSTSIHGNGIVHTTTEVPFEDPPPKYTPPPSYTTATGARIAKMLRQSFRRSVRRIANVLGESSTPRQRPALQPPPPDYATVLVEMNQSRQTQDVTIHITEARNENINSNTQSNTTERHRPNTIDRSTRIGVVERSIERTHSTLERPRRPCMTSSSSSNLTAADVANLLRSSIRRGTTRTQQSLRRSFCHDESTVAASVENLVEAAAPIGEESLVLPKDVSLVSNEQANSNSDDKKTAEETDDSVSVI from the exons atGCACAGGATTATTACTCCATTACAGATAAACGTTCATTTTCTCGTTGCAGTAGTTAACCATTACAGAATGACTTCGAGCGAAGATGGTGATTTGATCGATCTTGGAAACGATAGTTGTGTACCACGAGTATCGATTCAAGAATCATCGCCTGACGAGCAAGAACATCTTCTCGATGTGTGCCTACCGAAGTTAGAACAAGCATTGTCATTAACCAGGAAGCAAGAACAAGTACAATGCATAAATGACAACGGTGATGTATTAGTCACGTTAGGTCACGATCAAGTGGTACCGATTCGTAAAAGAATCGATGTCGTTTCATCCGATACTATAAAAAGGATTCGTGACATTACCAGGAACTTAGAACCAGTTATAAGAAAGACTTGTTCCGACATTAATGAGGAGCATCAAGACACGGTTGATTATGGAAGTTCATCGGATAACAAAGACGGACATTATTCCAGTGAAAAGCTCGAAGACGATACGTTCGAGGCACAGGAGATCAACGAtgctttcaattttctcaCAGAACACGATGACAACGATGATCCAGCTGAAGCGAAATGTAACCGTTATGATCAAGTTATAAATTCACATGGACTGATCCTATTAACCTCTCGTACCATAAAAAACGaagatttattgaattacCATGGTAAAAGTGCTTCACAAGCACTAAACTGCTGGAAAGCAGACACAGATTTAAACGATTCAGCTTTTGAATTATGTTCGGGCAACCCTTCTGAAAGTATTTCGAGGAAACCTAGATCTGATCCTGTTGATTATGAGCTTGGAGCGAGTAGCATTAATGTGGTTGAAAACCATCCCGAAGAACAAACTTTTGTACGAACAGCTAAAAGAAGATCATTTCAGCATACACATCGTAAATCTTGGACGGAAGGAACTACACTCAAAAATACAACACAGGATACATTTTCTCGGTTCGATAGGTCAACTAGTTTAAGAGGATATAATTACGCGTCATCAACTTCCAATGGCATTCATCGGCAATCCAGTTTTATTTCGAG TTGTTCAACGGAGGAAGGATTGGAAACGAATGGAGAGGATCAAGAGGACGGATGTTCAGAATGTTCGGAAGTAGATTGGTCGTGGTTAGAGGAAGTAGAATGTCCGCGGGCTACGGAGTCGTTAGCACCCGGTGTGGTTGACGCGGTTCAGGAGAACACCGAAGGAGGGAATGCATCCCCCACCAGCGAAAACGCAAGACGCAGGCGCGGTCGCGAACATCGTGCTACCGAGGCGGGCTGCAGTGCCGCGATGTCTGTCTCCGGGACAGTAAAGTCCCTAGTGGTCGGTGGTTCGCGATGGTTAACTTCCGATCCGCCGTCCGACTGTAACGGCAATAATCAAGATGAAAATATACGTTGCAACGCGAGCAACGAAACCATCGATCGCGAAACACGTGACAACCCTACGCTTGTTAATTCTTGGGTACGGGCTTCGATGAGACGTTTGCGTCATTTGAGATTACCGGAAGAAACTGAACGACAACGAAACATTGATTTGAACGGTTGCCACGGAGCTGTCGTATCCGCGCCAAATTCTTTGCCAGATATCGCTTTAATCGCTCCAGAGATATTAGCTGCCCAAACGAACGGTACTTCCGGCACCCTCCTTAGGCCATCCAGCGCTCCTGTAAGAAACTCGAATAATTCAAATGTAGTGCCATCGAGGAGAGGCGGAAGACAATTTAGAGCAAGTCGATCGCAAAGAACGCGAAGTCGCGACATTACTTCGAGGCAAAGCAGCGTTTTATCGTCGACTACGGGCAGTGATACAACTGCTTCGGGAATCACGACATGCTCCAGCTCTTTTGGCGGTGCTTCTACGAGTCCACCTTCCAGCACGGCGACAAGTCCGCAACGCATCGCTTCCAGACG AATATGTGACAGACAGAGAGACGTTGATAGGGATGAGGATAGAGGAGAGGATGAGGATGAGGATGCTAATCCATTGGGAAAATGGCCACATGCTCTTAGTCCAGCCTTGGCGTGTCTTAGTTGCACCCTTGGTCTTTTTAATATAAGTAGATTTTCTATTCTTAGTGTACAATTCGGAG cAAATTTCATTGTACAGTTCCTGATTTTGTCCTTGGTATTGGGTATTCCACTTTTGACGTTGCACGTGTGTCTCGGTCAAAGATTGGCGGCTGGGTCCGTAGATATGTGGAAGATTTCACCCCTCTTTCAGGGCGTTGGTATAGCTCTTTTAATTGCGCAAGCATTCATCGGTATCTACAGTATCGTTGGTGTATCCTGGATGTTCGTCTATTTTAG AGATTCATTTATAACGAAGCAGGATAAGTACCGATGGGCAGAACCGTTTTCCTTGTACAGAGAAGATAAACCTACACAGAATAATagtaatttgcataaattataTGAGACAGTACCAGATTATTTTAGCGGAGTTGTCTTGCAAAGAAATCATTTAAACGAATCAGATCCCGGTGTCGTAACGTTAAAGTTTCAAGTGGCTTTCAATTTAGCTGTTGTGTGGATGATCGTGTTCGTATCGTTAAGCAAAG gTTTGAGATCTTATGGCAAAGTAGTATATGTTTTTACGTTGGTGCCTGTATTTGGTACATTAGTTCTTTGTACGAAATTGCTTGGCCTCACGCCATCAGGCTCTGTACACCAACTTTTTCCTGCCACTGTGTGGACTGAGTTTTTCATTAATGGCAAATCGTGGGTAGCAGCATCCATCGAGGTTTTCCTCACTTGGGGATTACTTGGTGCAGCTGCTATGCAG ATAGCCGCTCATAATAAGCACAAACATCTATTACAACGAGATACGAGTCTAGTGATCGTGTTAACTCTCGCAGTTCTACTTCTCGCAGCTTTTCTGGCAAATACTTGCGTGCAAGTTTTGCGACATCATGgatatatttacatacctaGCTCATTTG AAAGAATATCATCGTATATGTTTATGCGACCTGTGAACCAGCCAGCACCACCGGGATATAGCAGTACACCAGAAAGATTTATGGCACATGCGTCGTTTATTGTTGGAGAACGTGTAACTCGCCCTGGTGCAGACTTTAGTGTCGAATCTGGTTATCAAGCCTTGAGGTTTTCGACTGAATTGGTTCCTGCAACGTTAGCTTTACTGGGCACTGAACAAGTATCACCATTTTGGGCagttcttttctattttattcttatcctATTTGGAATAGCTCAACAG CTGGCAATATGGCATTGTGTAATAACTGGTATTATGGCAATTAATGCAAAAATGATGAAGTTATGGGAAACTACTATTACATTCTTCAGTTGTGCTTGTGCTTATATACTAGGCTTACCCATGGCTACCGag TTGGGCATACACGTCGTATATTATCTAGACTACACAATTGGTGGTACATGGTGGATAATGATCTTATACTTGGTGCAAGTTGGTGCTGTATTCGCAGTGCGCGGACGTCCACATAGTGGTGAAGCGGTAGTAGCCGAGTTGTTTCCTCCAACTGGTCGATGTCTCAGACACTGGGCTGGTCCTCTTCTCTCATTCACGTGGAACGTTATACTGCCTGTTATTCTTATG GTACTTAGCATTAcagtatttaaaaatgctgGATTTCGAGAACTTTATTCTTACCGACGTACCGCTAGAGAGTACTGGACAGTATGGGCAAAACAACTCGGAGCTACGATTCAATTAGTACCAATATTGACGATACCGGCAGTGGCGATTATACAAACATGTCGATACTTGAACAACGGTCCACCCGATATTTTTGAT AACAATCAAGTGGAAGTTAATATAAATCACTGCGAACAATGTAATGGT aGAATTCAATTATTGTATCGACCATCTTTGGAGCCGGATGACCCACGAGATGCGCAAACACATACTGGAAACGATATGAGCACCAGCATTCACGGCAATGGTATCGTACATACAACGACGGAAGTACCATTTGAAGATCCACCGCCAAAATATACACCCCCTCCGAGTTACACTACCGCAACGGGAGCGAGAATAGCAAAGATGTTGCGGCAAAGTTTTCGAAGAAGTGTACGTCGAATAGCGAATGTGCTCGGTGAGAGCAGTACTCCGAGACAGAGACCGGCGCTACAACCTCCACCTCCTGATTACGCCACTGTACTTGTAGAAATGAATCAAAGTAGGCAAACCCAAGATGTAACAATTCATATAACTGAAGCAAGAAATGAAAACATCAATTCAAACACTCAAAGTAATACTACTGAAAGACATAGACCTAATACGATAGATAGATCAACAAGAATCGGTGTGGTAGAACGCTCGATAGAAAGAACGCATTCGACGCTCGAAAGACCTCGTCGACCTTGTATGACTTCATCGAGCAGTTCTAATTTAACTGCGGCCGATGTGGCTAATTTACTTCGTAGTAGCATTAGGAGAGGGACTACGCGAACTCAACAGTCCCTGCGTAGGAGTTTCTGCCACGACGAATCAACGGTAGCAGCGTCCGTTGAAAATCTAGTCGAGGCTGCAGCGCCGATCGGTGAAGAATCCTTGGTCCTTCCAAAGGACGTGTCTCTAGTCTCTAATGAACAGGCTAACAGTAATAGCGACGATAAAAAGACTGCCGAAGAAACGGATGATTCTGTTTCTGTGATATAG